A genome region from Streptomyces sp. S4.7 includes the following:
- a CDS encoding maleylpyruvate isomerase N-terminal domain-containing protein: protein MNGPLDGGRNGDRGGADEPDGVRGIPRIPGQRAAADDLDPPSTDVLRRAVEGNARAARAAEHSREREEPDEPDATDEAGTADKTAGVDSGAGADTVPGTPPEPAHPPEPAGEREMTGGRDPYGPPPRPPAEPVGPPPSHSVLKSLLGAWALAACSPEETTHVENHLTECAPCADEALKLRDAVGLLQADRNLDLPPLLRSRVLENCLGRRAARIPVPLWATPYDAETARLDALLRDFGDAEWHAPLQLKWFEKEEPAARRATVAGVIGHLMTVDGLVASALGLDDPLGEPAPQSPTERTEAFWRRAHPPPTRTIREPWRDQSHTLIRTVSFAGRGVAELSVPYGEFALPLRDAMIDRAFECWIHGVDIAEAVDYPYPAPSGPHLHEMIDLAAQLIPSALAARRRAGLASPAHQLVVPGSPGRSLHLEVEGPGGGNWYIALDSPAAVGTAERAVAQVALDGVEFCQLVAGHISPEEAAAGQDGDREAIRDVLFAAASLSRL, encoded by the coding sequence GTGAACGGGCCGCTCGACGGCGGCAGGAACGGCGACCGCGGCGGCGCCGACGAGCCCGACGGCGTACGCGGCATCCCGCGCATACCGGGCCAGCGCGCCGCCGCCGACGACCTCGATCCGCCCTCGACGGATGTGCTGCGCCGGGCCGTCGAGGGCAACGCCCGCGCCGCGCGGGCGGCGGAGCACAGCCGCGAACGGGAAGAGCCGGATGAACCGGATGCGACAGACGAGGCAGGTACGGCGGACAAGACGGCGGGCGTGGACTCCGGCGCGGGCGCGGACACGGTCCCCGGCACACCGCCCGAGCCCGCCCATCCGCCTGAACCCGCCGGGGAGCGGGAGATGACCGGCGGGCGGGACCCGTACGGTCCGCCGCCCCGCCCGCCGGCGGAGCCCGTCGGGCCGCCGCCCTCGCACTCCGTACTGAAGTCCCTGCTCGGCGCCTGGGCCCTGGCCGCCTGCTCGCCCGAGGAGACGACACACGTCGAGAACCACCTCACCGAGTGCGCGCCGTGCGCCGACGAGGCCCTCAAACTGCGGGACGCGGTCGGCCTGTTGCAGGCCGACCGCAATCTCGACCTCCCTCCGCTGCTCCGCTCCCGCGTGCTGGAGAACTGCCTCGGCCGCAGGGCCGCGCGTATCCCGGTGCCGTTGTGGGCGACCCCGTACGACGCCGAGACCGCCCGGCTCGACGCGCTGCTGCGCGACTTCGGCGACGCCGAGTGGCACGCGCCGCTCCAGCTCAAGTGGTTCGAGAAGGAGGAGCCCGCCGCGCGACGTGCCACGGTCGCCGGGGTCATCGGACACCTGATGACGGTCGACGGCCTGGTGGCCTCGGCGCTGGGACTCGACGATCCGCTGGGCGAGCCGGCGCCGCAGTCGCCGACCGAGCGGACCGAGGCGTTCTGGCGCAGGGCGCATCCGCCGCCCACCCGCACCATCCGCGAACCGTGGCGCGACCAGAGCCACACGCTGATCAGGACGGTCTCCTTCGCGGGGCGCGGTGTGGCCGAACTCTCCGTCCCGTACGGCGAGTTCGCGCTGCCGCTGCGCGACGCGATGATCGACCGGGCCTTCGAGTGCTGGATCCACGGCGTGGACATCGCCGAGGCGGTGGACTACCCGTATCCGGCGCCGAGCGGCCCGCATCTGCACGAGATGATCGACCTCGCCGCGCAGCTCATCCCGTCCGCCCTCGCGGCCCGCCGCCGCGCGGGCCTGGCCTCGCCCGCCCATCAGCTGGTCGTACCGGGGTCGCCGGGGCGCTCGCTGCATCTGGAGGTCGAGGGCCCGGGCGGCGGGAACTGGTACATCGCGCTGGACTCACCGGCCGCGGTCGGCACGGCGGAGCGCGCGGTGGCCCAGGTCGCGCTGGACGGCGTCGAGTTCTGCCAGCTGGTCGCCGGGCACATCTCGCCCGAGGAGGCCGCGGCCGGACAGGACGGCGACCGCGAGGCGATCCGGGACGTGCTGTTCGCGGCGGCCTCGCTGAGCCGGCTCTGA
- a CDS encoding sigma-70 family RNA polymerase sigma factor → MAKDTPPRWDRRMQQRLARGEAAALGELYDRFASLVHSLAHRVLDDDEAADRITREVFGYVWENPDVFDPKQGSMRSWIAKLARVQAVNRLRQLETAAHRASGEGSTEELEQKIREASAAARADYIVTSMPAPLRAALDLAYFQRRDYRQTAADLGVTEDEARRRLRLGLQLLSSANARPLEGSSPPGSGRSL, encoded by the coding sequence ATGGCGAAGGACACACCGCCCCGCTGGGACCGCAGGATGCAGCAGCGGCTCGCGCGGGGCGAGGCCGCCGCGCTCGGTGAGCTGTACGACCGCTTCGCCTCGCTCGTGCACAGCCTCGCGCACCGGGTGCTCGACGACGACGAGGCCGCCGACCGGATCACCCGGGAGGTCTTCGGCTACGTGTGGGAGAACCCGGATGTCTTCGACCCGAAGCAGGGCTCGATGCGGTCCTGGATCGCCAAGCTCGCCCGCGTCCAGGCCGTGAACCGGTTGCGGCAGCTGGAGACGGCCGCCCACCGGGCCAGCGGCGAGGGCAGCACGGAGGAGCTGGAACAGAAGATCCGCGAGGCGTCGGCGGCCGCACGCGCCGACTACATCGTCACCTCCATGCCCGCGCCCCTGCGAGCCGCGCTGGACCTGGCGTACTTCCAGCGCCGCGACTACCGGCAGACCGCCGCCGACCTCGGAGTCACCGAGGACGAGGCGCGGCGCCGGCTGCGGCTCGGTCTGCAACTGCTCTCGTCGGCGAACGCCCGTCCCCTGGAGGGCTCGTCGCCGCCCGGAAGCGGGCGGTCGCTGTGA